From Planifilum fimeticola, a single genomic window includes:
- a CDS encoding phosphotransferase gives MDPKQCLRSIQKAVSAFQIRSFRPICDGWDFFVMEVNGEWMFRFPRHPEGIAQLKREAAFLEKVSPHLPGSVPRYERICWDSDPPFGGYRKVAGHSLSDARNIPPNVSADLGHFLSALHSLPPEEVFPSDSVEQADWVALWQRRVRLWEERVLKELDPFLESAVRGWFRRLLEIMDSSSVRLTPIHGDLSAEHVLIRDGRLSGVIDWGDACWGDPALDFAALCHDMGETLARETARHYTGRQDATFWVRADLYRKLAPLHGMLHALEHGDRRIWESNMRRLRETAV, from the coding sequence ATGGATCCGAAACAGTGTCTTCGGAGCATCCAAAAGGCCGTTTCCGCTTTCCAGATCCGGTCTTTCCGACCGATCTGCGACGGGTGGGACTTTTTTGTGATGGAGGTGAACGGGGAGTGGATGTTCCGATTTCCCCGCCACCCGGAAGGGATTGCCCAATTGAAAAGGGAAGCCGCTTTTCTGGAGAAGGTTTCCCCGCACCTGCCGGGTTCCGTTCCCCGTTATGAAAGGATCTGTTGGGATTCGGATCCCCCCTTCGGGGGGTATCGAAAAGTGGCGGGCCATTCCCTGTCGGATGCCCGTAACATTCCTCCCAATGTTTCCGCCGATCTGGGACACTTCCTTTCGGCCCTTCACTCGCTGCCGCCGGAAGAGGTGTTTCCATCCGATTCCGTGGAGCAGGCGGATTGGGTCGCCCTCTGGCAAAGGCGGGTCCGGCTGTGGGAGGAGCGGGTGCTGAAGGAGTTGGACCCCTTTCTGGAATCCGCGGTGCGGGGCTGGTTCCGACGGTTGCTGGAAATCATGGATTCTTCATCGGTTCGGCTGACGCCCATACACGGGGATCTGAGCGCCGAGCACGTTCTGATTCGAGACGGTCGCCTGTCCGGAGTGATCGATTGGGGAGATGCGTGTTGGGGGGATCCGGCCCTCGATTTTGCCGCCCTGTGCCATGATATGGGGGAGACATTGGCCCGTGAGACAGCCCGGCATTACACCGGCCGACAGGATGCGACCTTCTGGGTCCGGGCGGACCTTTACCGCAAGCTGGCCCCCCTTCACGGCATGCTTCACGCCCTTGAGCATGGAGACCGCCGGATATGGGAGTCGAATATGCGGCGGTTGAGGGAGACCGCCGTGTAG
- a CDS encoding alpha/beta hydrolase family protein, whose translation MARIESFLSTRLFLYPRQAGGRLYFLSNLSGRLSLYAMDEGGSVPEPLLPADIALQNPKLIGGEPYAVFPELGKILVMIDKDGDENYQPMLIPVEGGFPEPAFGDVFDGWRVHMRKSDSERNIVYLNAESRSESLHVAWRGRLDTGALEKLGESKWDAWIAGVNADHTKAILLDSYTLGDHVLHLWREGEGFSLLYGKPLEERAEGEEIPPNAIHACHFTAGDRGLLFLTALHEDTYGLGYLDLKDPREVKPVETVGTVHEGRGEMDTLEHLGDDRYLVGFNIDGVSWLYEGIFDEEDLRMRLHTVVIGEAPLDRGVLDSIHYDRKKDRYVLSFSSATSPTQIYTVRGEKRDQVAQHTRERPLGLDPKLLSPGEDASFESFDGLRISARLYLPAEELGYEGPRPLIYYIHGGPQSQERPDFTWFSMPLIQFLTLKGFAVFVPNARGSTGYGLKYTKQVDRDWGGRDRLDHVHAMKVLSRDPRIDTSRSGVVGRSYGGYMTLTLASRHPELWSAAVDMFGPYDLVNFMSRIPETWKPYFAIAVGDPDKDRDFLAERSPRTYIENIACPLLVIQGKNDPRVVEAESRDLVEHLRELGKDVEYLLFENEGHDVLKLENRVRCYNAITDFFVKHLKP comes from the coding sequence ATGGCGCGGATTGAATCGTTTCTTTCCACCCGTCTGTTCCTTTATCCCAGACAGGCGGGCGGCCGGCTGTATTTCCTGAGCAATTTGAGCGGCCGTCTCAGCCTGTACGCGATGGACGAAGGCGGGAGCGTACCCGAACCGCTTCTGCCCGCCGACATCGCCCTGCAAAATCCGAAGTTGATCGGGGGAGAACCGTACGCCGTTTTTCCGGAACTGGGCAAAATCCTGGTGATGATCGACAAAGACGGCGACGAGAATTATCAGCCCATGCTCATACCCGTGGAGGGAGGATTTCCCGAACCGGCCTTCGGCGATGTTTTCGACGGATGGCGCGTCCATATGCGGAAGAGCGATTCGGAACGAAACATCGTCTACCTGAACGCAGAATCCCGGTCGGAGTCCCTCCACGTGGCCTGGAGAGGTCGGCTGGATACGGGGGCCTTGGAAAAGCTGGGCGAAAGCAAGTGGGATGCCTGGATTGCCGGGGTGAACGCCGACCACACGAAAGCCATCCTGCTGGACAGCTATACGTTGGGAGACCACGTCCTCCATCTGTGGAGGGAAGGGGAAGGGTTTTCACTGCTTTACGGAAAACCGCTGGAGGAACGCGCCGAAGGGGAAGAGATTCCTCCGAACGCCATCCATGCCTGCCACTTCACGGCGGGGGACCGGGGGCTGCTCTTCCTCACCGCCCTGCATGAGGATACCTACGGGCTCGGCTATTTGGACCTGAAGGACCCCCGGGAGGTGAAACCCGTCGAGACGGTCGGCACGGTGCACGAGGGCCGGGGAGAGATGGACACCCTGGAGCACCTGGGGGACGACCGCTACCTGGTCGGCTTCAACATCGACGGGGTCTCCTGGCTGTATGAGGGGATCTTTGACGAAGAAGACCTGCGGATGCGCCTCCACACCGTCGTCATCGGAGAGGCCCCCCTGGACCGGGGGGTGTTGGATTCGATCCACTACGACCGGAAGAAGGACCGGTACGTTCTGTCCTTCTCCTCGGCGACCTCGCCCACCCAGATTTACACGGTCCGGGGGGAGAAGCGCGATCAGGTGGCCCAACACACCCGGGAGCGGCCGCTGGGGCTGGACCCGAAGCTGCTGTCTCCGGGAGAGGATGCTTCCTTCGAATCCTTCGACGGATTGCGCATTTCCGCCCGCCTTTACCTGCCCGCCGAAGAGCTGGGATATGAGGGCCCCCGCCCCCTGATCTACTACATCCACGGAGGCCCCCAAAGCCAGGAGCGGCCGGATTTCACCTGGTTCTCCATGCCGCTGATCCAGTTTCTCACTCTGAAGGGCTTCGCCGTCTTCGTTCCCAACGCGCGGGGAAGCACCGGTTACGGACTGAAATACACCAAGCAGGTGGACCGGGACTGGGGCGGCAGAGATCGCCTTGACCATGTCCACGCCATGAAGGTGCTGTCCCGGGACCCGCGGATCGACACTTCCCGGTCGGGGGTGGTGGGTCGTTCCTACGGCGGTTACATGACCTTGACGCTGGCGTCGCGCCATCCGGAGCTGTGGTCGGCGGCAGTGGACATGTTCGGCCCCTATGATTTGGTCAATTTCATGAGCCGAATCCCGGAGACCTGGAAGCCCTACTTTGCCATCGCCGTCGGCGATCCGGATAAAGACCGGGATTTTCTGGCCGAACGGTCTCCCCGCACCTATATTGAAAACATCGCCTGCCCGCTCCTGGTGATCCAGGGAAAAAACGATCCCCGGGTGGTGGAGGCCGAATCCCGGGATCTGGTGGAACACCTCCGGGAACTGGGCAAGGATGTGGAGTATCTGTTGTTCGAAAACGAAGGGCACGATGTGCTGAAGCTGGAAAACCGGGTCCGCTGCTACAACGCCATCACAGACTTTTTCGTGAAGCATCTGAAGCCGTGA
- a CDS encoding energy-coupling factor transporter transmembrane component T family protein: MKTFSLYVEKDSLIHRIDPINKILYILTAVSVPWILPSMAVSFLWMLISLALLAAARVIRQSFPVFAFVFLVLITVVLIQGWFYPGNRTPLFGAEPFVFYAEGLMNALRIVVRVINIVAAFLLLVLTTKPADLVEELVRRGLSPRLGYVLDSIFQILPQMVKTTRTIMDAQRSRGLETEGNLWVRVKAFLPLIGPVVMSSLIHAKERALALEVRGFHFEGERTWLREKREYPYSRALRAGLLLVLGLAVVWRVLG, translated from the coding sequence ATGAAAACCTTCAGCCTGTACGTGGAGAAAGATTCCCTGATTCATCGGATCGATCCGATCAACAAGATCCTCTATATTCTCACCGCCGTATCCGTTCCCTGGATCCTGCCGTCGATGGCGGTTTCTTTTCTTTGGATGCTGATCAGCCTCGCCCTGCTGGCCGCGGCGAGGGTGATCCGGCAATCCTTTCCCGTGTTCGCCTTTGTTTTTCTGGTGCTGATCACGGTGGTTTTGATCCAGGGGTGGTTTTATCCGGGCAACCGGACGCCGCTGTTCGGCGCGGAACCCTTCGTCTTTTACGCAGAAGGCCTGATGAACGCGCTTCGAATCGTGGTCCGGGTGATCAACATCGTGGCGGCCTTTCTGCTGTTGGTGCTGACCACCAAGCCCGCCGACCTCGTGGAAGAACTGGTTCGAAGGGGTCTGTCCCCCCGCCTGGGATACGTGCTCGATTCCATTTTTCAGATCCTTCCGCAGATGGTCAAGACCACCCGGACCATCATGGATGCACAGCGCTCCAGGGGCTTGGAGACGGAAGGAAACCTGTGGGTGCGGGTGAAAGCGTTTCTGCCCCTGATCGGTCCCGTCGTGATGAGCTCGCTGATTCACGCCAAGGAGAGGGCATTGGCGCTGGAAGTGAGAGGGTTCCACTTCGAAGGCGAAAGGACCTGGTTGAGGGAGAAAAGGGAATATCCCTACAGCCGCGCTCTTCGTGCCGGGCTGCTTTTGGTGCTGGGCCTGGCCGTTGTCTGGAGGGTCCTGGGATGA
- a CDS encoding ECF transporter S component yields the protein MQQRSSWFRFSTPSLVLIPVAVGINYVGKLFASTLKLPLWLDSIGTVLAGMLAGPVVGALSGAINNVIYGLTADPISFVYGLTSIFIGLVAGIMAFKGWIDGWGKALVVGLAVGFTATVVSTPLNVWFWGGQTGNFWGDALFAAVLAQTNSVWLASFLDEVVVDVPDKLLTVLAAYALFRSLPKNIKQLYTGSGELESLD from the coding sequence ATGCAACAGCGGAGCTCCTGGTTTCGTTTTTCGACGCCGTCGCTGGTATTGATTCCCGTGGCGGTGGGCATCAACTATGTCGGCAAGCTTTTTGCCAGCACCTTGAAACTCCCGTTGTGGCTGGACTCGATCGGTACCGTGCTGGCCGGGATGCTGGCGGGACCCGTCGTCGGCGCCCTGTCGGGGGCCATCAACAACGTGATTTACGGTCTGACCGCCGATCCGATCTCCTTCGTATACGGTTTGACCAGCATTTTTATCGGGCTGGTGGCCGGAATCATGGCATTCAAGGGTTGGATCGACGGATGGGGCAAAGCCCTTGTCGTCGGTTTGGCCGTCGGCTTCACGGCGACGGTGGTCTCCACTCCCCTCAACGTGTGGTTTTGGGGAGGACAGACCGGAAATTTTTGGGGTGACGCCCTCTTTGCGGCGGTTTTGGCCCAGACGAATTCCGTTTGGCTTGCTTCCTTTCTGGACGAAGTGGTGGTGGACGTGCCCGACAAGCTTTTGACCGTCCTCGCGGCCTACGCCCTTTTCAGGAGCCTTCCGAAAAACATCAAGCAGCTCTACACCGGGAGCGGCGAATTGGAATCCTTGGACTGA
- a CDS encoding PCYCGC motif-containing (lipo)protein — MKKALLGLLLFLLLVGCSGQDDLPSQPSDKEAQGPSQESLAALSEEAEKVEVDLPDFVREAHPTAQETYKLAYAHQDVLKYMPCFCGCGDTGHEHNLHCFIQDVKSNGEVVWDRMGYTUGICINIARDAIAMHREGKSLTEIRKIIDEQYGSQGTPTPTPKPPKTSEE, encoded by the coding sequence ATGAAAAAGGCGCTTTTGGGTCTTCTTCTGTTTCTCCTGTTGGTCGGTTGTTCCGGTCAGGACGATTTGCCCTCCCAGCCCTCCGATAAAGAAGCGCAGGGGCCGTCGCAGGAGAGCCTCGCCGCCCTGTCGGAAGAGGCCGAAAAAGTGGAGGTCGATCTGCCCGATTTTGTGCGAGAAGCGCACCCGACGGCGCAGGAGACCTACAAGTTGGCGTACGCCCACCAGGATGTGCTCAAATATATGCCCTGTTTCTGCGGCTGCGGAGACACCGGGCATGAACACAACCTTCACTGCTTTATCCAGGATGTGAAATCGAACGGGGAAGTGGTCTGGGACCGGATGGGCTACACCTGAGGGATCTGCATCAACATCGCGCGTGACGCGATTGCCATGCATCGTGAAGGAAAGTCCTTGACCGAAATCCGGAAAATCATCGACGAACAATACGGGTCCCAGGGAACACCGACGCCGACGCCGAAGCCTCCCAAAACCTCCGAGGAGTGA
- a CDS encoding energy-coupling factor ABC transporter ATP-binding protein, giving the protein MTRISVKDLAFSYRPGEEVLKGITLDFDGRSTAIIGQNGSGKTTFVKLLKGLLKPTRGEIHILGRPVSEMTAAALAPYIGLVFQNPNDQIFKSTVLDEVMFGPLNIGVDPKRAKEKALHALQMVGLAERAAENPQDLSLSEKKLVCIASIVAMEPEILILDEPTIAQDHAGTATVRRVIGRLKEQGKLVMTIIHDMDFVAENFERVIILHRGTVLADGDPREIFSRRELLERAGLGVPHITRLGWSLGRTKTYLTEAEFIRSMRGEGAADR; this is encoded by the coding sequence ATGACCCGGATATCCGTAAAGGATCTGGCCTTTTCCTACCGGCCGGGTGAAGAGGTTCTCAAGGGGATCACGTTGGACTTTGACGGGCGGTCGACGGCCATCATCGGTCAAAACGGGTCCGGTAAGACGACCTTCGTGAAGCTGTTGAAGGGATTGCTGAAGCCCACGAGGGGAGAGATTCACATCCTCGGCCGCCCGGTGAGCGAAATGACTGCGGCGGCTCTGGCGCCGTACATCGGACTGGTGTTTCAAAATCCCAACGACCAGATTTTCAAGTCGACGGTGCTGGACGAGGTGATGTTCGGGCCGCTGAACATCGGCGTAGATCCGAAAAGGGCGAAGGAGAAAGCCCTTCATGCTTTGCAGATGGTCGGCCTGGCGGAAAGGGCCGCGGAAAACCCCCAGGATTTGAGTTTGTCGGAGAAGAAACTGGTCTGCATCGCCTCCATCGTCGCCATGGAACCGGAAATCCTCATCCTGGACGAGCCGACGATTGCCCAGGATCATGCGGGGACAGCGACCGTCCGGCGGGTGATCGGAAGGCTCAAGGAGCAGGGGAAACTGGTGATGACCATCATCCACGATATGGATTTCGTTGCGGAGAACTTCGAACGGGTGATCATTCTGCACCGGGGAACCGTACTCGCGGACGGCGATCCGCGGGAGATTTTTTCCCGAAGGGAGCTGCTCGAGAGGGCGGGTCTCGGGGTGCCTCACATCACCCGGTTGGGTTGGAGTCTCGGGCGTACAAAGACCTATCTCACCGAAGCGGAGTTTATCCGCTCGATGCGCGGAGAGGGAGCCGCAGACAGATAA
- a CDS encoding energy-coupling factor ABC transporter ATP-binding protein has translation MKKIIVEHLKYRYPQAENLALDDLSFEVDEGEMVGIIGRNGAGKSTLCQALVGLVPHFYRGAYGGKVTVAGLEVMRSSVSRLSTKVGIVFQNPFTQVTGSKWTVYEEVAFGLENMGVPRKEMIERVDYALHLLGLEDCKDRNPFDLSGGQTQRLAIAGVIALKPEIIVLDEPTSQLDPRGTEEVFRAIHRLSEEGMTVVLVEHKMEKIARYCNRVMLLDEGKLIQFASPASVFSREDLTRYGVAPPVYTRVCRELDAKREGSPHFPVTLEEAREVLKGR, from the coding sequence ATGAAGAAGATCATCGTGGAGCATCTGAAATACCGCTATCCGCAAGCGGAGAATCTGGCCCTGGACGATCTGTCCTTCGAAGTGGACGAGGGGGAGATGGTCGGCATCATCGGGCGGAACGGCGCAGGCAAGTCCACCCTCTGCCAGGCCCTCGTCGGACTGGTTCCCCATTTTTACCGCGGCGCCTATGGGGGCAAAGTGACCGTCGCGGGCCTGGAAGTCATGAGAAGCAGCGTGAGCCGGCTCTCCACCAAGGTGGGAATTGTTTTTCAAAATCCCTTCACGCAGGTGACGGGATCCAAGTGGACGGTCTACGAAGAGGTGGCCTTCGGACTGGAAAACATGGGCGTCCCCCGGAAAGAGATGATCGAGCGGGTCGATTACGCCCTCCACCTCCTGGGATTGGAGGATTGCAAGGATCGCAATCCCTTCGATCTGTCCGGCGGCCAGACGCAGCGGTTGGCCATCGCCGGCGTCATCGCCCTGAAACCGGAAATCATCGTACTGGATGAACCCACCTCCCAGTTGGATCCCCGGGGAACCGAAGAGGTTTTTCGGGCCATCCATCGCCTGAGCGAAGAAGGAATGACCGTCGTTCTGGTGGAGCACAAAATGGAGAAGATCGCCCGCTATTGCAACCGGGTGATGCTTCTCGACGAAGGGAAGCTGATCCAATTTGCCTCTCCGGCGTCGGTATTTTCCCGGGAGGATCTGACGCGATACGGCGTCGCGCCTCCGGTGTACACCCGCGTCTGCCGGGAGCTGGACGCAAAGAGGGAAGGAAGTCCTCATTTTCCTGTGACGTTGGAGGAGGCCCGCGAGGTGTTGAAGGGAAGATGA